The Geobacter sp. sequence ATGAAGCACCTGACCGTCCTGGAAAAAAAGGGATACCTGCGCCGCCAGGGGGGAAGCTCCCGGGGGATCGTCCTGGCCGGCCAGACCAGCCAGGCCGTCAGCCTGCCGGTAGTCGGGACGGTCAGGGCCGGCCAGCCGCAGCCGGCCAGCGAGGATATCGAAGAATACTTTGCCATCGACCGCTCCCAGCAGAAATCGGGCGGCGCCTTCTTTCTCCGCGTCAGGGGAGATTCCATGATCAACGCCTGCATCACGGATGGCGACCTGGCGCTGATCCGCCCCCAGGCAACGGCCGAAAACCGCGATATCGTCGTGGCCCTGGTCGACGGCGAAGCGACCCTCAAGCGCTTCTACCGGGAGCGGGGGCAGGTCCGCCTCCAGCCGGAAAACCCGAACCTGGAGCCGATCATCGTCCGCGAGGGGGAGGAGCTGCTCATCCTTGGCAAGGTCGTCGGCATCTACCGACAGCTTGCATGAAGCACGAACCGGTAAAAGTCGCCGCCATCTTCGAGCCCGCGGGGGTCCGTCCGGTCTGGTTCGCCCGCGGAGCGAGGAAATACGCAGTAGAACAGACCACCTACACCTGGCAGGACCGCCAGGGGGCGGAGACCCGGCTCCACTTCACCATCACCTCCGGCGGGGAGCTCTTCGAACTGACCTACCATACCGCCGGGCAGCGCTGGACCCTGGCCGCCATCGAGAGGTGAACCATGACGCAGCGCACCATCATGCACCTCGACATGAACGCCTTCTTCGCTTCGGTGGAGCAGCAGTCGAACCCTGAACTGCGCGGCAAGCCGATCGCGGTGATCGGTTCGGGACGGACGGTGGTCACCACCGCCTCCTACGAGGCCCGCGCCTTCGGCGTCAAGACCGGGATGAACACCTGGCAGGCGAGGCAGCAGTGCCCGCAGATCATCTTCGTCGTCGGCAACAACCGCAAGTACACCCACACCTCAAGCCAGATCGTCAAAATAATGCTGGAATACACCCCGCTGGTGGAGGTCTTCTCCATCGACGAGGCCTTTCTCGATCTCACCGGCTCCCTCGGCCTGTTCGGCAGCGCAGAGCGGATCGCCTATCTTTTGAAGGCGCGGATCAGGCAGCGCTTCGGCCTCACCTGCTCCATCGGTATCGCCCCCAACAAGCTCCTGGCCAAGCTCGCCTCGGAGATGAAAAAGCCGGACGGCCTGACCGTCATCGAGCCCGGCCAAGCTCAGCAGGTGCTGGAGCGGCTCCCGATCGGGGAGCTGTGCGGTATCGGCAGAAAGACCGAACGGCAGTTGCACCTGCTGGGGATCCAGACCTGCGGCGAACTGGGCCGCTATCCGGTGGAGATCCTGCGGAAGAGATTCGGCATCGTCGGCGACCATCTGAGCCTGATGGGAAGAGGGATCGACGACGCACCGGTGATCCCCTCGGAACAGGCCGAGGAGGTGAAATCGGTGGGGCATTCCATGACCCTGGAGCAGGACATCGAGGAGCGGGACGAGATCCTCAAATTCCTCCTGCAACTGTCGGAGATGGTGGGAAGACGGGCGCGCCGCTACGGCGTCCGGGGAAAGACCGTCACCCTTTCCATCCGCTACGCCGACTTCGACACCTGGGTGGGGAGACAGGAAACCCTCGCCGCCCCTATCAACCGGAGCGACGACATCTACCGGGCAGCCGTGGCCATCCTCGACACCCTGGTCCTCGCCCAGCCGGTGCGGCTCTTGGGGGTAAAGATCAGCAACCTGCGCTACGAAGGCGACCAACTGCCGCTGTTCGAGGAGGAGCGGAAGAAGAGCCGGCTCGTCAGCGCCATGGACGAGGTGAACAACCGCTTTGGCGACTTCAAGATCAGTTTCGGCAGCCTTCTGGACGGGAAGCCGGGGCAAGAGAAAGGGAGCCTGGTCATCTCTCCGGCCTGGCGGCCGGACGGCATCAGGAATGTGGAGGTGAAGTGAGTGCTGTACCTCTCCCCAGAATGCTGGTCGATAATTCCCCTTGCATTTTCTCCCTGCACTAGCTATAAAAGTCTATAGGGTTTATCGACAATGCTTTCCAAAAAGACCAAATACGGCCTCAAGGCCCTTTTCGCCCTGGCCCGGATGTACAACCGGGGACCGGTGCTCATCGCCGACCTGGCAGAGGCGGAGAAGATACCCAAGAAGTTCCTCGAATACATCCTCCTCACCCTGCGCAACGGCGAGATCCTTGCCAGCAGGAAGGGAAAGGGTGGAGGCTATTACCTGGCCAGGGAGCCGCGCCAGATCACCATCGCCGCCGCCGTCAAGGTGCTGGAAGGGTCGGTTGCACCGGTTGCCTGCCTGGACAACACCCCAGCAGCGGTCTGCGAAGAGTGCGTCAAACTGGCCACCTGCGGGATCAGGCTGGCAATGAAGGATGCCTGGGACGCCATGTCCGCTGTCATGGAGAAGACCACCCTGGCGGATGTGCTCGACCGGATCGACCTGGCAGAAGAAAACGAAAAAGAGTTGTTCAACTTCGTGATCTAAGAGATTTATCGTAAATAAGCTTTGCGGTACCGCATCCCGTCTTAGCGGCAGTATTTACGAACAAGCTCTAAATTTTTTGTTGATTTTGTCTATTTGCTTGATAGACTTTAAATACTGATAAGCCTGAATCACGCGGCACGGCCCCACACTGACGACAACAACCGAACACCCATAGGAAAGGAGCATAACCATGTCCCGCATCTACGAAGACAATTCCCGTTCCATCGGCAACACCCCGCTGGTCAGACTGAACAATCTCACCAAAGGGGCCGGGGCAACGGTCCTGGCCAAGGTGGAGGGGCGAAACCCCGCCTACTCGGTCAAGTGCCGCATCGGCGCCAGCATGATCTGGGATGCGGAGGAACGCGGCATCCTCAAGCCGGGGGTGGAGATCATCGAACCGACCAGCGGCAATACCGGCATTGCCCTTGCTTACGTGGCTGCGGCCCGCGGCTACCGGTTGACTCTCACCATGCCCGAAACCATGAGCATCGAGCGCAGGCGGGTGCTGGCGGCCCTGGGGGCAAACCTGATCCTCACTCCCGGCAGCGAGGGGATGAAGGGGGCCATCGGCAAAGCCGAGGAGATCGCCGCGTCCGACCCGGCGCGTTGGTTCATTCCCCAGCAGTTCAAGAACCCGGCAAACCCGGCAATTCACGAGAAGACCACCGGCCCCGAGATCTGGAACGACACCGACGGCGGCATTGACGTGCTGGTCGCGGGGGTGGGGACCGGCGGCACCATCAGCGGCATCTCGCGTTACATCAAACGGACGCGCGGCAAAGAGATCCTTTCTGTTGCGGTAGAACCGAGGGAAAGCCCGGTGATCAGCCAGACACTGGCCGGTGAGCCTTTGAAACCGGGGCCGCACAAGATCCAGGGGATCGGCGCCGGCTTCATCCCCGACACCCTGGACCTCTCGGTGATTGACCGGGTGGAGCAGGTGACCGGCGACGAGGCCATCGAGTTTGCCAGGCGGCTGGCCAGGGAGGAAGGGCTGCTGGTGGGGATCTCCTGTGGGGCGGCAGTGGCAGCCGCGGTCCGGCTCGCCTTCGCCTCGGAGTTCAACGGCAAGACCATCGTGGTGATCCTCCCCGACGGAGCGGAGCGGTATCTGTCCACCCCCCTGTTCGAGGGGATCTGATCCGGAGAGACGCAGTGCCTGCAGTGGGGGGGCAGATCCCCCCCTTGCGGGAATTGCAGAGAATAGCCGGTTGCCCAACAACAAAATGCTGTTATGATTAACTCTGGTTAAAGGAGATCACGACAACGCGACATAACACACCTGACGGTCGGGCCGACCGCCAGAGCAGGATGCATCAATGGGAAGCAGAAGAAGACCGCTGTACACAACCGGCCTCCTCACCATGGGCCTTCTTGTCCTCACAACCGTTGCGGCAACCGCTGAACCGCATATCGACCTGACCGTAGTGCGCGGAGACACCCTGCGCACCCTCTGTCGCCAACTGCTGGAGAATCCGTCGCGATGCCGGGAAATCTATCGATTCAATAACCTGAAGAACCCGGACCTGATCCTGCCCGGCCAGAAACTGCTCGTGCCGGCAGGGCTGCTGAAAGGAGTCCCCGACGACGGCGTCGTCACCTTTGTCAAGGGAGAGGTAACCCGTCAGCAGGGAACTGAGCAGCATGCAATCATGCTGAATGAGACCCTGAGAGAGGGAGAGCGGGTCGTCACGGGGAAAGACGGGATCTTGGAGATCAGCTACGACGACGGCACCCAGCTGCTGCTCCGGAACAATTCGTCGCTCGACCTGATCCGCTCCAAACGAAAGGGGGACAGCTATTTCCTGCGTGACATGCTGCTCTCCTCCGGACGGATCCTGACCAAGATCCGCCGGGCAACCGGGCGGGAACAACGCTTCAACATCAAGACCCCCTCGGCGGTTTCCGCGGCACGGGGAACCATTTTCAACGTGTCGCTGGATCAGGATGACGCAACCCGCACTGAGACGCTGGAAGGTACCGTCTCCGTGACCGGCGGCCGACGGGAGGTCCTGCTCCATGGAGGAGAAGGGACCATAGTCCAGATGGGTGAACCGCCCCTCTCTCCCCGCAAGCTGCTTCCTCCACCGTCACCTCTGGCATTCCCCGCAATGTTCAGATTCGCCCCCCTTCGCATCAGTATCCCGCAGGTTACGGGAGCGGTCTCATACCACGTCATGCTCGCCAGGGACAAGGAAATGAAGGATCTGGTACGGGAACAGGTACTGCCGCTCAAGGAGCCGTTTGTGGTCGACACCCTCGAAGACAGCCACTATTTCCTGCAGGTGCGGAGCATCGACGACATGGGGATCGAAGGGCAACCATCACCGGCCGTACCCCTCACCTTCAGGGCAAACCCGCTCCCCCCGATCATTAACACCCCGGCCCATGGCAGCGAAACAAGGGACAAAGATGTGGTCTTCCGCTGGCTCAAGGTGCGCGATGCAACTGCGTATCACCTGCAGGTCGCCACGGACGATGTTTTCTCCCGCTTCGTCCAGGACCTGCCGACTCTGGAGGGCACTGAATACGAGGTTGAGGACCTTTCACCGGGTAATT is a genomic window containing:
- the lexA gene encoding transcriptional repressor LexA; translated protein: MEQLTPRQHQVLEIVGRFIADYGYPPSLRQIAEQLGVNGTLGIMKHLTVLEKKGYLRRQGGSSRGIVLAGQTSQAVSLPVVGTVRAGQPQPASEDIEEYFAIDRSQQKSGGAFFLRVRGDSMINACITDGDLALIRPQATAENRDIVVALVDGEATLKRFYRERGQVRLQPENPNLEPIIVREGEELLILGKVVGIYRQLA
- a CDS encoding LysM peptidoglycan-binding domain-containing protein, producing the protein MGSRRRPLYTTGLLTMGLLVLTTVAATAEPHIDLTVVRGDTLRTLCRQLLENPSRCREIYRFNNLKNPDLILPGQKLLVPAGLLKGVPDDGVVTFVKGEVTRQQGTEQHAIMLNETLREGERVVTGKDGILEISYDDGTQLLLRNNSSLDLIRSKRKGDSYFLRDMLLSSGRILTKIRRATGREQRFNIKTPSAVSAARGTIFNVSLDQDDATRTETLEGTVSVTGGRREVLLHGGEGTIVQMGEPPLSPRKLLPPPSPLAFPAMFRFAPLRISIPQVTGAVSYHVMLARDKEMKDLVREQVLPLKEPFVVDTLEDSHYFLQVRSIDDMGIEGQPSPAVPLTFRANPLPPIINTPAHGSETRDKDVVFRWLKVRDATAYHLQVATDDVFSRFVQDLPTLEGTEYEVEDLSPGNYFFRVASVAADRYQGEWSDKLSFTVIPPPPTPTVAPPEEEEGKMRLRVRDAGTGLSYRFQTARDSGFAKPLFDGTSERPEITIERPEEPGIYYVRSACIDGKGYQGSFSPPQSFEIKRRFPYGLMGIVGGVLGLILGLAL
- the dinB gene encoding DNA polymerase IV, which translates into the protein MTQRTIMHLDMNAFFASVEQQSNPELRGKPIAVIGSGRTVVTTASYEARAFGVKTGMNTWQARQQCPQIIFVVGNNRKYTHTSSQIVKIMLEYTPLVEVFSIDEAFLDLTGSLGLFGSAERIAYLLKARIRQRFGLTCSIGIAPNKLLAKLASEMKKPDGLTVIEPGQAQQVLERLPIGELCGIGRKTERQLHLLGIQTCGELGRYPVEILRKRFGIVGDHLSLMGRGIDDAPVIPSEQAEEVKSVGHSMTLEQDIEERDEILKFLLQLSEMVGRRARRYGVRGKTVTLSIRYADFDTWVGRQETLAAPINRSDDIYRAAVAILDTLVLAQPVRLLGVKISNLRYEGDQLPLFEEERKKSRLVSAMDEVNNRFGDFKISFGSLLDGKPGQEKGSLVISPAWRPDGIRNVEVK
- a CDS encoding Rrf2 family transcriptional regulator; translated protein: MLSKKTKYGLKALFALARMYNRGPVLIADLAEAEKIPKKFLEYILLTLRNGEILASRKGKGGGYYLAREPRQITIAAAVKVLEGSVAPVACLDNTPAAVCEECVKLATCGIRLAMKDAWDAMSAVMEKTTLADVLDRIDLAEENEKELFNFVI
- the cysK gene encoding cysteine synthase A, producing the protein MSRIYEDNSRSIGNTPLVRLNNLTKGAGATVLAKVEGRNPAYSVKCRIGASMIWDAEERGILKPGVEIIEPTSGNTGIALAYVAAARGYRLTLTMPETMSIERRRVLAALGANLILTPGSEGMKGAIGKAEEIAASDPARWFIPQQFKNPANPAIHEKTTGPEIWNDTDGGIDVLVAGVGTGGTISGISRYIKRTRGKEILSVAVEPRESPVISQTLAGEPLKPGPHKIQGIGAGFIPDTLDLSVIDRVEQVTGDEAIEFARRLAREEGLLVGISCGAAVAAAVRLAFASEFNGKTIVVILPDGAERYLSTPLFEGI